The Candidatus Paceibacterota bacterium genomic sequence TACATTGGCACCGAACATATTTTGCTTGGCCTCATCCGCGAAGGCGAAGGCGTTGCCGCGCAGGTTCTGATGAAACTCGGTGCTGACCTAGCTCGGGTTCGGCAGCAAGTGATCCAACTTCTTTCGGGATATCAGGGTAAAGAGGCGGTTACAACTGGCGGTCCTGCGGAAGGCACTCCATCGACCTCTCTCGTACTTGATCAATTCGGTCGTAATCTCACCCAAGCGGCTCGCGAGGGAAAACTCGACCCAGTTATTGGGCGCGAGAAGGAAATCGAAAGAGTGATGCAGGTTCTGTCGCGCCGTACCAAGAACAACCCAGTTCTCATTGGGGAGCCGGGTGTTGGTAAAACCGCAGTGGTTGAAGGACTCGCTCAGGCGATCGTACGCGGAGATGTTCCAGAGATGTTGAAAGACAAGCAACTTTACTCACTCGACCTGGGCGCACTCGTTGCGGGTAGTCGTTACCGCGGAGATTTTGAAGAGCGCTTGAAGAAAGTCCTCAAAGAGATTCGCACACGTGGCGACATCATTCTCTTTATCGATGAGATTCATACTCTTGTCGGCGCCGGAGCGGCTGAAGGTGCGATTGATGCCGCCAGCATTTTGAAGCCAATGCTTGCCCGTGGCGAACTCCAGACGATTGGCGCGACAACACTTGACGAGTACCGCAAGCACCTTGAGAAAGATGCTGCACTCGAGCGTCGCTTTCAGCCGATCCAAGTTGCGGAGCCAACGCTCGAACACACCATCGCAATCCTCAAAGGTCTACGTGATCGATATGAATCGCACCACCGCGTTTCGATTTCTGATGCCGCACTGGTTGCTGCTGCGACCCTCGCGGACCGATATGTCTCGGATCGATTCTTGCCAGATAAAGCAATTGACTTGATTGACGAGGCAGGATCGCGACTTCGCATCCGTCGCTTGACCGCACCTCCGGAGTTGCGTGAATTTGACGAGAAGATTGCCAATGTCCGCCGCGAGAAGGAATCGGCCATTGATAGCCAGGACTTTGAAAAGGCTGCCGCTCTTCGTGACACAGAGAAGAATCTGATCAGCGAGAAGCATGAGCGTGAAAAGAACTGGAAGGCCGGCGACTTGGACATGGTCACCGAGGTAGATGAAGAACTCATTGCCGAAGTACTCTCAACCGCAACGGGGATCCCGGTCTTTAAGTTGACCGAAGAAGAGACTGCCCGTCTGCTTCACATGGAGGACGAGTTGCACCGCCGCGTGATCGGCCAGGATCAGGCCATTAAGGCTCTTTCGCAAGCGATCCGCCGCACGCGCGCAGGATTGAAAGATCCAAAACGTCCCGGTGGCTCCTTCATTTTCGCAGGGCCATCCGGTGTCGGCAAGACCGAACTCTCCCGAACTCTTGCTGCATTCCTTTTTGGAACAGCAGATGCGCTCATCCAACTTGATATGTCCGAGTACTCCGAGCGTCATACTGCTTCACGTCTTTTCGGAGCACCTCCCGGATATGTTGGTTATGACGAGGGTGGCCAGCTCACCGAGAAAGTGCGTCGCAAGCCTTTCTCTGTCGTGCTCTTTGATGAAATTGAGAAAGCACACCCAGATATCTTCAACTCACTGCTTCAAGTTCTTGAAGACGGCCACCTGACTGACGCACAAGGACGGCTCGTTGATTTCAAAAACACCGTCATCATCATGACCACCAACCTTGGCACACGCGATATCTCAAAGGGCGCGGGTCTTGGCTTTGCCAATTCCGAAGATGAAATGTCGAACTACGAGCGGATGAAGGCGAAAGTTGGTGATGAGTTGAAGACTCATTTCCGTCCTGAATTCCTCAACCGCATCGATGACATCATCGTCTTCCACCAGTTGACGAAGTTGGAAATTATTCAAATTGTTGATCTTATGATCACCAATCTTGATGAGCGGCTCAAGGCGAAAGATATGGGCATCGAACTCACGACCGCGGCGAAGAACTTGCTGGCGGCACGTGGATACGAGCCACTCCTTGGTGCCAGACCACTTCGACGGACAATTCAGCGTGAGATTGAAGATAGTCTTTCTGAGAAGATTCTTTTTGGCGAACTTAAGGCAGGCGAAATCGTTCTGGTTGATGTCGAGGG encodes the following:
- a CDS encoding ATP-dependent Clp protease ATP-binding subunit, with the protein product MFERFTDRARRVVVLAQEEARMLNHNYIGTEHILLGLIHEGEGVAAKALESLGISLEAVRSQVEEIIGQGQQAPSGHIPFTPRAKKVLELSLREALQLGHNYIGTEHILLGLIREGEGVAAQVLMKLGADLARVRQQVIQLLSGYQGKEAVTTGGPAEGTPSTSLVLDQFGRNLTQAAREGKLDPVIGREKEIERVMQVLSRRTKNNPVLIGEPGVGKTAVVEGLAQAIVRGDVPEMLKDKQLYSLDLGALVAGSRYRGDFEERLKKVLKEIRTRGDIILFIDEIHTLVGAGAAEGAIDAASILKPMLARGELQTIGATTLDEYRKHLEKDAALERRFQPIQVAEPTLEHTIAILKGLRDRYESHHRVSISDAALVAAATLADRYVSDRFLPDKAIDLIDEAGSRLRIRRLTAPPELREFDEKIANVRREKESAIDSQDFEKAAALRDTEKNLISEKHEREKNWKAGDLDMVTEVDEELIAEVLSTATGIPVFKLTEEETARLLHMEDELHRRVIGQDQAIKALSQAIRRTRAGLKDPKRPGGSFIFAGPSGVGKTELSRTLAAFLFGTADALIQLDMSEYSERHTASRLFGAPPGYVGYDEGGQLTEKVRRKPFSVVLFDEIEKAHPDIFNSLLQVLEDGHLTDAQGRLVDFKNTVIIMTTNLGTRDISKGAGLGFANSEDEMSNYERMKAKVGDELKTHFRPEFLNRIDDIIVFHQLTKLEIIQIVDLMITNLDERLKAKDMGIELTTAAKNLLAARGYEPLLGARPLRRTIQREIEDSLSEKILFGELKAGEIVLVDVEGEGAEAKFTFVGSPKSLLPDTPSDLTETEAPTA